Genomic segment of Ignavibacteriales bacterium:
ACGAGATGACATTCTAATCTGCCGCCAAAACACAGTTGGATATTCGTTGTTATATGCGGCGGTGCTTTCTATTTTCATATCTATTTGCATGGTTGCAATTTGACCCGGATTCGAAATTGGAAAACTCATCAGAGCTCCCAGAGCATTATAATACGAAAGATTAAATTGTGTAACACCAAGATTTGCGCCTGCAGGCGTATTATGATTTTCTACCCGGTATAACATTCTATCACGCGGATTGGGTGTCATAGTTAATTCACTTGCAGGACCTAAGTAATACCGCAGAGTATCAACAATTCCGTTCATATTTGTGTCAGTCAAAAATCTAATGCTTGTAGAATCAGCAGAAATTATTGCTTGAGACGGATCGGGAATTTTAGTCCAATCTTTACAGTAACCAATTTTTCTAAAATCATATTCAAGAAGTTGAACAACTTCAACGAGATTACTTTGCACTATTACTTCGCCGCCATAATTAAAAGTATTTTGTGTTGCAGCATCATCCAATCGCCACAGAATTACCAACAGTATTCCGCCAACAATCGTTGAACCTAATATGTCAAGTAAAGTACTAAATCCCATTTTTTTCTACCTGAAATAAAAATAACTAAAAATAGTTGACAGTCTTACAGTATCGGGCATAGATGGACTAGTAACAGTAACTCTTAATCTCTTATGCCATGTTCTTACATTTGCATTGGTATTAGGTGCAGTTGGAGTAACATAATCAACAACAGCAGTTGCTGTAAAATTAGCCGATAGAAATGTTGCATCGCCGGCAGTATTTTTTGTATAACCATTAAAGTCATCAAAGTCATCAAAGTCCGGATAGACTTCACCAGTTTCGCGACCCAGCGAACCGGGAGCCGTTAGTGAATTTAAATTTGTAACTGAAGCACCGACAGTTGCCGCATCGAAAGCTTTGTCTGTTGCTTGCTCAATAATTGATGTTCCCAAAGAGACAGCCATCACCTCGTACTTGGTTTGATTAACCGCAGTATTTGTACTTAGGAAACTGTTATTAATCCGTAATATTACTATAGAGAGAAGCAGTAGTGCGGCTATAGTGAGCATCATTTGACCGGTATTCATTTATCTCTACGAATTTTGTTGGTTAAAAAATAGGTAAAATCCGAAAAAGTATCTATTCAAATATCGTGCAAAAGAATTTTAGGTGTTTTCGAGCATATTATTAGAATTACTGTAATAGTTACAAGTATTATTGTTCCAAATCGATCGGATGTGTTTCGAAAAATCAAAGTTTCTACGAAAGTTATTATATTGAGCTTAAGATTAAATACCTGATGAATGAAAATGGAATCTCAAAATGCAATAAACATTCTTGTAGCCCTAAATTTGTTCGTTTCTATGAGTGCAAATTACTCAGGTGCAAAAAAAGGACTTAAAACATCTATTACTAAGGTTGTAGAAAGACCGGCAACATTTCTGCAAAAAGTACCTCCTAATATTGCCGCTTTAGTTCTTATACTAACAATCTTATCTATCTTTAAAATTGGATCACTAACAGATAGTTTTGAAATTCAATTTGAAAATATTCGCATTGCCGGACTAATTATGTTTCTAATTTTTTCTTGGCTTCAAGTATGGACATACAAATCACTTGGGAAAGATTATGCACAAGATATTGTTATTCTAAAAGAACACCAGCTACACACAACGGGGATCTATAAATTTATTCGTCATCCGCAATATATCAGTCAAATACTTTCAGACCTTGGTGCAGGACTAGCGCTATTAAGTTTTACAATTGTTCCGATAGTAATTTTATTTGAACTGCCTCTTTTTATAATGCGAGCGTCGGTTGAAGATAAGCTGCTTCAAAAGTATTTCGGTGAAAAGTTTGCCGCATATAAAAAGCAAAGCGGGTTTATTATTCCGTTCATCGGATAATTGTTATGAAAACCAAATTATTTCTGTTTATAATCTTATTGACTGCCTCGATTACATTTTCGCAGCGTCTATATAAAATTTCAGTTCAGATTTCAGGAAGAGAAGAAACATTATCATATGTTACTAAAGCAGGAATTGACTATGCATCTGCAAAAGAATTATCATCTCTTCTTGGCGTAACACAGTTTTTCAATGCTGAGGCAGCAAAGATTGAACTTAAGTTCAAAGATTATATTCTCAAGTTTACAGCAAAAAATCAATTTGTAATTCTCAATCGCAAATCTGACGGCGCACGATCAATTTTTCAAATTCCCATTTCTACATTATTGTTAAAGGAAGATGTGTTTATTCCTCTCATCTATTGTATTGAATATATAAGTCTTGGTTACGGGGAAAAAATTTCTTTCGACAGCCGCGCTAAAAACTTAATTATTAATGAAGAACCGTTTGCGGCAGAGTCTTTTGTTACTGCAAAACAATCCCAAGAAAAAGAAATTAAACCACCTGATCCAGAAACTCCGGTCGAAAAGGTAAGTTCGAAGTATGATATAAATTCTATTGAAGTGGAAGAAAAATCTAACGGAACATTAATCCGACTTAAAGCGAGCCGCAAATTAAATATTCCAAGGCACTCAATAAACAATAACACTTTGTATGTGTTCCTATCGGGAGTAACAATAGCGCCGGATATTATTAACTTAGTCAAACATGCGGGACTTGTTCAACGGATCAAAAAAACAGTAATCACATCTAGAAATAATCAACTGGAGTTTGTTCTAAACGATGGATATTCCACAACCGAAGCATTACAAGATTTAGATAATAATGATATTCTTATTACAATTCACAATAAACTTTTTGATTCTACACCATTAAATGTTGATGATGCAAGATCCAAATGGCTATTTGATTCTGTTGTAATTGATGCGGGGCATGGCGGAAAAGATCCCGGAGCTATTGGTGTAACAGGAGTGAAGGAGAAGAATGTAAATCTTGCAGTTGCTCTAAAACTTGGAAAATTAATAGAGAAAAATCTTCAGGGAGTTCACGTAGTATTTACACGTAAGACAGATGAGTTTATTGAACTATATAAAAGGGGGAAGATCGCTAATGAAAATGGAGGTAAACTTTTCATTTCAATTCACTGCAATTCAACCGAAGCTAAAGATATTTCGTATCGCGGATTTGAAGTTTATCTTTTACGTCCCGGCAGAACTTCGCAGGCAATTAAAATTGCAGAATTTGAAAATAGCGTAATCAAATACGAAGACAATCCCGATCGTTATCAAAAACTTACAGACGAAAATTTTATTCTAGTAAGTATGGCGCATTCTCAATTTATGCGTTACTCAGAAACATTTTCCGATCTCTTAGATCAAGAGTGGAAAAAAGATGTAAAGATTCCCGTTTTAGGTATTAAGCAGGCGGGGTTTTATGTTCTGGTTGGTGCTTCCATGCCTGGAGTTTTAATTGAAACCGGATTTTTATCTAACAGAAAAGATGAAGCTCATCTTGCAAGCACAGCAGGGCAAAATGAAATAGCCCAAGCAATTTTTTCTTCTATTAAAAAATATAAAGAGAATTACGAGAAAGAATTTGGGAAGTAGCTGAAAGCTGATAGCCATGTGATTTGTTATTCAAGACTCATCGCCTTAACTTTACATCGTTAAATTTTAATAGAGGTTTATTGTAGATGACTAATGCACAAAAATGGGTTGCCGCTTTTCTTGGTCTATTTCTTATTCTTTTTTTACTTGGAAGAATTACACGCAAAGAAGCACAGGCAATGCCATCAACGATGGGACAAATGGGACAGCAAACGACTCAAACTACTTCTGCAGCCGACGGACAAACGTTAACAAAGCAGCTTGGTTGTATTACTTGCCACGGAGAAAATTTACAGGGAACGCAAACGGCTCCCGCTTTAGCTAATATTAATAAAAATTGGACTCGTGACGGATTAATAAATTATCTGCGCAATCCTT
This window contains:
- a CDS encoding isoprenylcysteine carboxylmethyltransferase family protein produces the protein MESQNAINILVALNLFVSMSANYSGAKKGLKTSITKVVERPATFLQKVPPNIAALVLILTILSIFKIGSLTDSFEIQFENIRIAGLIMFLIFSWLQVWTYKSLGKDYAQDIVILKEHQLHTTGIYKFIRHPQYISQILSDLGAGLALLSFTIVPIVILFELPLFIMRASVEDKLLQKYFGEKFAAYKKQSGFIIPFIG
- a CDS encoding N-acetylmuramoyl-L-alanine amidase, translating into MKTKLFLFIILLTASITFSQRLYKISVQISGREETLSYVTKAGIDYASAKELSSLLGVTQFFNAEAAKIELKFKDYILKFTAKNQFVILNRKSDGARSIFQIPISTLLLKEDVFIPLIYCIEYISLGYGEKISFDSRAKNLIINEEPFAAESFVTAKQSQEKEIKPPDPETPVEKVSSKYDINSIEVEEKSNGTLIRLKASRKLNIPRHSINNNTLYVFLSGVTIAPDIINLVKHAGLVQRIKKTVITSRNNQLEFVLNDGYSTTEALQDLDNNDILITIHNKLFDSTPLNVDDARSKWLFDSVVIDAGHGGKDPGAIGVTGVKEKNVNLAVALKLGKLIEKNLQGVHVVFTRKTDEFIELYKRGKIANENGGKLFISIHCNSTEAKDISYRGFEVYLLRPGRTSQAIKIAEFENSVIKYEDNPDRYQKLTDENFILVSMAHSQFMRYSETFSDLLDQEWKKDVKIPVLGIKQAGFYVLVGASMPGVLIETGFLSNRKDEAHLASTAGQNEIAQAIFSSIKKYKENYEKEFGK
- a CDS encoding cytochrome c — translated: MTNAQKWVAAFLGLFLILFLLGRITRKEAQAMPSTMGQMGQQTTQTTSAADGQTLTKQLGCITCHGENLQGTQTAPALANINKNWTRDGLINYLRNPSSYSGGSRFDAFREKYKSTIMPSYENRDVKELGRIAEFLLTK